From the genome of Metarhizium brunneum chromosome 4, complete sequence, one region includes:
- the SCJ1 gene encoding DnaJ-related protein SCJ1 has product MLLHGFALLSLLALVQLAICAEDYYKILGVDKQATNKQLKAAYKKLAVKFHPDKRNGDEESAHQKLVELSEAYEVLSDDELRQIYDRHGHDGVKQHKNGGQGGGFHDPFDLFSRFFGGHGHYGHSSQEPRGHNVDVKIKISLRDFYNGATTEFQWNRQHICETCEGTGSADGQVDTCSVCGGHGVRIVKQQLAPGMFQQMQMRCDACGGRGKSIKHKCPVCNGQRVERKPTTVTLQVERGAGRDSKVVYENEADESPDWVAGDLVVTLAEKEPAPEDNPDKVDGAYFRRKGDDLYWTEVLSLREAWMGGWTRNITHLDSHVVRLGRTRGQVVQSGHVETIPGEGMPKWHEDGESPGHQHEFGNLYVTYEVILPDQMEKKMENDFWDLWEKWRATKGVDLHKDSGRPEPAVARDEL; this is encoded by the exons ATGTTACTTCACGGTTTCGCCTTGCTCTCCTTGCTAGCCCTGGTCCAACTTGCGATATGCGCCGAGGACTACTACAAG ATTCTTGGTGTCGACAAACAAGCCACGAACAAGCAACTCAAGGCAGCATATAAGAAACTTGCGGTTAAATTCCATCCTGACAAGCGCAA tggagatgaagaaagcGCTCACCAGAAGCTCGTCGAGTTATCGGAGGCATACGAAGTCTTGAGCGACGACGAACTCCGCCAGATTTACGACCGTCACGGCCACGATGGCGTCAAGCAACACAAgaacggcggccaaggcggcggcttcCACGACCCCTTTGACCTGTTCAGTCGATTCTtcggtggccatggtcaTTACGGCCATTCCTCCCAAGAACCCCGCGGCCACAACGTCGACGTAAAGATAAAGATCTCTCTTCGCGACTTCTACAATGGTGCCACGACCGAGTTCCAGTGGAACAGGCAGCACATATGCGAGACCTGTGAGGGAACAGGCAGTGCAGACGGCCAAGTCGATACGTGCTCGGTTTGCGGCGGACATGGCGTTCGCATTGTCAAGCAACAGCTCGCCCCAGGCATGTTCcagcagatgcagatgaGATGCGATGCGTGTGGAGGTCGTGGCAAGAGCATCAAGCACAAGTGCCCCGTTTGTAATGGCCAGCGAGTCGAGAGGAAGCCAACGACGGTCACTCTCCAGGTTGAACGGGGTGCCGGTCGCGACTCCAAGGTTGTGTACGAAAACGAAGCCGACGAGAGCCCCGACTGGGTTGCGGGCGACCTCGTTGTTACTCTTGCGGAAAAAGAGCCGGCACCCGAAGACAATCCCGACAAGGTAGACGGCGCTTACTTTCGCCGCAAAGGCGATGACTTGTACTGGACGGAAGTGCTGTCCCTCCGCGAGGCGTGGATGGGTGGCTGGACGCGCAACATTACTCATCTCGATTCTCATGTTGTCCGTCTCGGCCGCACCCGCGGCCAAGTGGTACAGAGCGGCCACGTCGAGACGATCCCCGGCGAAGGCATGCCCAAATGGCACGAGGATGGCGAGAGCCCGGGCCACCAACACGAATTCGGGAATCTCTACGTCACATATGAGGTTATTCTCCCGGACCAAATGGAGAAAAA